One window of the Benincasa hispida cultivar B227 chromosome 3, ASM972705v1, whole genome shotgun sequence genome contains the following:
- the LOC120072693 gene encoding L-ascorbate peroxidase 3 yields the protein MAPPKVDAAYLKEIEKARRDLRALIFKEKCAPIMLRLAWHDAGTYDAKTKTGGPDGSIRFMDELNHTANKGLKIAVDFCETVKARHPKITYADLYQLAGVVAVEITGGPTIDFVPGRKDSDVVPEEGRLPDGHQGASHLRDVFYRMGLTDKDIVALSGGHTLGRAHKDRSDFEGPWTKDPLKFDNSYFVELLKNDSRSKEKLLKLPTDKALVEDPRFFQYVKAYANDEVKFFEDYAASHKKLSELGFTTPSTVLKSRASSWANKITVAAIVAVVAILSYKRAMSPEGFLPNLF from the exons ATGGCGCCTCCCAAAGTCGATGCTGCGTACCTCAAGGAAATCGAGAAGGCCCGTCGAGACCTTCGTGCTCTAATCTTCAAGGAGAAATGCGCTCCTATTATGCTTCGTTTAGC GTGGCATGATGCTGGTACTTACGATGCTAAAACGAAAACCGGAGGTCCAGATGGCTCCATCAGGTTCATGGATGAATTGAACCATACTGCAAACAAGGGACTGAAAATCGCAGTTGATTTCTGTG AAACTGTGAAGGCCAGACATCCAAAAATCACATATGCAGATCTGTACCAG CTTGCTGGAGTTGTTGCTGTGGAGATCACTGGCGGGCCAACCATTGACTTTGTCCCCGGAAGAAAG GACTCGGATGTAGTTCCAGAAGAAGGCCGCCTTCCAGATGGCCACCAAG GTGCTTCCCATTTAAGAGATGTCTTTTACAGGATGGGACTAACTGACAAGGATATTGTGGCATTATCTGGAGGACACACATTG GGAAGAGCTCACAAGGATAGATCAGATTTTGAAGGCCCATGGACAAAGGACCCTCTGAAGTTTGATAACTCCTATTTCGT GGAATTGCTGAAAAATGACTCTCGATCTAAGGAGAAACTATTGAAGCTTCCTACAGACAAGGCTTTGGTCGAGGATCCTCGGTTTTTCCAATATGTGAAGGCATATGCAAAT GATGAAGTCAAGTTTTTCGAGGATTATGCAGCATCTCACAAGAAACTGTCTGAGCTTGGCTTCACTACACCTTCCACGGTTCTCAAGAGCAGAGCCTCCTCATGGGCAAATAAAATTACTGTAGCTGCAATCGTAGCAGTTGTGGCGATACTGAGTTACAAAAGAGCAATGTCGCCTGAGGGCTTTCTTCCAAACCTCTTCTGA
- the LOC120072974 gene encoding protein POLLENLESS 3-LIKE 2, whose protein sequence is MLQDMWNAPPGFRPSKSAPSSPAKPLAAVSRLRPDPYHVTHKVPVGDTPYVRAKNVQLVAKDPDKAIPLFWAAINAGDRVDSALKDMAIVMKQQNRAEEAIEAIKSLRNRCSDQAQESLDNILLDLYKRCGRLDDQIALLKHKLFLIQQGLAFNGKRTKTARSQGKKFQVSVEQEATRLLGNLGWALMQQNNYVEAEDAYRKALTIAPDNNKMCNLGICLMKQGRISEAKENLRRVKPAVVDGPRGTDSHLKAYERAQQMLKDLESEMMNRGGDRLEQRRLFDAFLGSSSIWQPQPCKDHTTTLPTLPVTNPVRTIQDDFGDENIDMNLLANQMVPPPQQQKFIKQVQVPLGNSLNVAAQPFFSSKFVNEPITKGPLGNQFPEGLKRTRSGNAANSMRVNDLVETKRPFLVELGRPETKTRKPSPASEETDKWAEILPDDNDFEEAILAAVLGSTDDEAVKKTTSNAGGGGGGGGVIQRKIEKRLKVFEDITLSLSPRA, encoded by the exons ATGCTACAGGACATGTGGAACGCTCCTCCGGGCTTCAGGCCTTCCAAATCCGCCCCTTCTTCTCCGGCCAAGCCTCTCGCCGCCGTCTCCAGGCTCCGTCCCGATCCCTACCATGTCACTCACAAGGTTCCAGTTGGTGATACTCCGTACGTTAGGGCAAAAAATGTTCAG TTAGTTGCGAAGGATCCGGATAAGGCGATTCCTCTCTTTTGGGCTGCGATTAATGCAGGGGATAGAGTTGATAGTGCCTTGAAAGATATGGCCATTGTGATGAAACAACAGAATCGAGCCGAAGAAGCGATTGAAGCGATCAAATCGTTGCGAAATCGATGTTCTGATCAGGCTCAGGAGTCTCTGGATAATATTCTTCTCGATTTATACAAG AGATGTGGAAGATTAGACGACCAGATAGCTCTTTTGAAGCATAAACTGTTCTTGATTCAACAAGGTTTAGCGTTTAACGGTAAGCGGACTAAAACCGCTCGATCTCAAGGGAAGAAGTTCCAAGTTTCTGTTGAGCAAGAAGCAACTAGATTACTG GGGAATTTGGGATGGGCGCTGATGCAGCAAAACAACTATGTTGAAGCAGAAGATGCCTATAGAAAAGCACTTACAATTGCACCAGATAATAACAAAATGTGTAACCTTGGAATCTGTTTGATGAAACAAGGGAGAATTTCAGAGGctaaagaaaatctaagaagaGTTAAACCAGCAGTTGTAGATGGGCCAAGAGGCACAGATTCTCACCTCAAAGCTTATGAAAGGGCACAACAAATGCTCAAAGATCTTGAGTCGGAAATGATGAATAGGGGAGGCGACAGGCTCGAACAAAGACGGTTGTTCGATGCCTTTCTCGGTTCTTCTTCGATTTGGCAACCTCAGCCTTGCAAGGATCACACAACAACCTTACCAACATTGCCTGTCACAAATCCTGTTAGGACAATTCAAGATGATTTTGGTGATGAGAATATTGATATGAACTTGTTAGCAAACCAAATGGTTCCTCCTCCTCAACAACAAAAGTTTATCAAACAAGTTCAAGTTCCTTTAGGGAACTCATTGAATGTTGCTGCACAaccatttttttcatcaaaatttgttAATGAACCCATTACTAAAGGCCCCTTAGGAAACCAATTTCCTGAAGGCTTGAAGAGAACAAGGTCTGGAAATGCAGCCAACTCAATGAGAGTGAATGATTTGGTGGAAACAAAAAGGCCATTTTTAGTTGAATTAGGAAGGCCAGAAACTAAGACAAGGAAGCCATCTCCTGCCTCTGAGGAGACAGACAAATGGGCAGAAATTTTGCCTGATGACAATGACTTTGAAGAGGCTATTCTTGCTGCTGTTCTGGGATCAACAGATGATGAAGCAGTGAAGAAAACAACAAGCAATGCTGGCGGTGGCGGTGGGGGCGGCGGCGTAATTCAGAGGAAAATTGAGAAGAGGCTCAAGGTTTTTGAAGACATTACACTTTCCTTGAGTCCCAGAGCCTAA
- the LOC120073967 gene encoding uncharacterized protein LOC120073967: protein MKDDYETEEKKQAAADVMFQYSKFVMACIGNQVRPCDLRFHLMKEISGIPTSLKRESSQRAASPDAMGESSSSGTARLDKVDSFRAL from the exons ACCGAAGAGAAGAAGCAAGCTGCTGCTGATGTAATGtttcaatattcaaaatttgtgatgGCATGTATTGGTAATCAAGTAAGACCTTGTGACTTGAGATTTCACTTGATGAAG GAGATTTCTGGAATACCAACTTCTTTGAAGAGGGAGTCATCCCAACGAGCAGCTTCTCCCGATGCCATGGGCGAATCGTCAAGCTCAGGTACAGCTAGACTTGATAAAGTAGACAGCTTTAGAGCGCTGTAA